Proteins encoded by one window of Cellvibrio sp. KY-GH-1:
- a CDS encoding DUF3999 family protein, which translates to MYFVKKAVLFTSCLISLICHGDVIPVYQIEQATGSYVQATLTHDIYRYSGDSQLNDLVVTDAQGNKLPYRISVPSTQVSEQSQQTPVRFFPVAVGTAPEMLLALSSASIRLDDNEISVSVVKNDKEELQNQAAPTDFFVVDLSDLKNRADTLVVSWPQSEAHQYLEVQVSGTNDMSTWVPIANTTLVQLHKDGQQLTRNKIAISLAEKQYAYLKLKFTRGGEQLQLTQVNVENTDKVATAVPHDRWEITGQLVEDQESALRAGTAAPSMPVAAWEFQRDDIAPVAQLDLKLGELTYGDSLRVYSRATEKQPWQLVHQGIWFNTQVGSDWQHSDEISIYNNTHSYWRIELHELVRTSAKPILVLQRQPELLQFIANAAAPFKIAVETDSKLQNQNTSAQIFSQLIAGKEITWQSATVKPLNPDLNQFARYGMQISWKTIVFWGILILAVGVLIGVVVRLMGQMKTARE; encoded by the coding sequence ATGTATTTCGTAAAAAAAGCAGTTTTATTCACCAGTTGCCTGATTAGCTTAATCTGCCATGGAGACGTAATTCCGGTGTATCAGATTGAGCAAGCGACGGGAAGTTATGTGCAAGCGACACTTACGCATGACATCTATCGCTACAGTGGTGACTCCCAGCTCAATGATTTAGTCGTGACCGATGCCCAGGGCAACAAATTGCCTTATCGAATCAGTGTGCCGAGCACTCAGGTCAGTGAACAGTCACAACAAACGCCCGTGCGTTTTTTCCCGGTGGCCGTAGGTACTGCGCCGGAAATGCTGTTGGCATTGAGCAGCGCCTCTATTCGTTTGGACGATAATGAAATCTCGGTAAGCGTGGTCAAAAACGATAAAGAAGAATTGCAAAACCAGGCCGCACCAACCGATTTTTTTGTGGTGGATTTGAGTGATTTAAAAAACCGAGCAGACACTTTGGTAGTTTCATGGCCACAAAGTGAAGCGCACCAATATTTAGAAGTGCAGGTTAGCGGCACGAATGATATGTCTACTTGGGTCCCGATCGCTAACACCACCTTGGTGCAACTCCATAAAGATGGCCAACAGCTTACGCGCAATAAAATTGCGATTAGTCTTGCTGAAAAACAATACGCCTATTTAAAACTGAAATTCACTCGTGGTGGCGAGCAATTACAACTTACGCAGGTAAATGTTGAAAATACGGATAAAGTCGCGACAGCGGTTCCACATGATCGCTGGGAAATAACCGGTCAACTCGTGGAAGATCAGGAATCGGCATTACGCGCTGGCACGGCTGCACCATCCATGCCGGTGGCCGCCTGGGAGTTCCAGCGCGACGATATAGCGCCAGTTGCACAGTTGGATCTGAAACTGGGTGAACTCACTTACGGGGACAGCTTACGCGTATATTCTCGCGCAACCGAAAAACAGCCCTGGCAATTGGTGCATCAAGGGATTTGGTTTAACACCCAGGTGGGAAGTGACTGGCAACACAGCGATGAAATCAGCATCTACAACAATACCCACAGTTATTGGCGAATTGAACTTCATGAACTGGTCCGCACCAGTGCCAAACCCATTCTGGTGCTCCAGCGCCAACCAGAACTGCTGCAATTTATCGCCAATGCCGCCGCGCCCTTTAAAATCGCCGTAGAAACCGACAGCAAACTCCAAAACCAAAACACCAGTGCACAAATTTTTTCGCAATTAATCGCCGGCAAAGAAATCACTTGGCAATCAGCAACGGTTAAACCACTCAACCCCGACCTAAACCAATTCGCCCGTTACGGAATGCAGATCAGCTGGAAAACCATCGTATTCTGGGGGATTTTGATTTTAGCGGTTGGAGTTTTGATTGGTGTTGTGGTTAGGTTGATGGGGCAGATGAAAACTGCAAGAGAGTAG
- a CDS encoding DUF2339 domain-containing protein: MVLLIIFTLVGMALGEAIFYGNGWVIGGVLGFLITKIFQLSNKIQRLENVVDLLKKQDQPLSTKIQSNQPVPVAAPPETKAEEARVPLAERLKSHGIDLPPEVSTTDVVSGIHNDAAAAPPEMDKPVDTIPTSKPVHQQPRVYPPRTPNAVEKAFHYVQRFFTEGNPIVRIGMVVMFFGLSFLVKYASNQGLLPIEVRMSAVAAIAIGLIAVGWKTRSRAGGFGLVLQGGGIAALYLTVFAAAKMYSLMPTGAAFGIMFIIVLLGAALAVLQNAQVLALIATAGGFLAPILTSDGSGNHVGLFSYYLLLNIGILAIAWFKTWRMLNWVGFVFTFVITSVWGLLKYQPHLYASTQPFLLAFFALYLVVSILFSLKQPPNLKGLVDGSLVFGLPIVGFGLQTALLKHTEYGLAISALVLATTYVGLAKFLWGKYQQTHRVLIESFIALAVCFATLSIPLALDAQWTSATWALEATGLIWVGLRQSRLLPRIAGYLLHLAGAFSLFINGPDTGTTPIVSGDFIGMVILSASALCIAYLINRYQEYAYKFERTLSTIARVIGWIWWFAAGYMEITHHMSGENYFASLIGFYSLSVAAFLWFGVKVQWQLMGQVGYWLLPLTALWALRDFGESLFMGYTAYPSQGWNLLALALFVAVQYRFLWSLSKQGVSGLQSLYHVLGAWFLFSLGYWEALHWQNHFNWLGTSAAVLWFACLVIPLVALLYVTNKPIWPFAQHSADYKNLIPAPLLLLLIGWFLFASTYSGITDQFYLPILNPLDLAQVAVLIICTYAIKRGFMGLANAPKEFRYGSLGVLGFIWLNTVLLRALHQYADVTYAADILWDSVVVQMSLSILWAICALVVMNISRRTQVRELWIIGAGLLGLVLLKLFTKDLTGTGTLARIISFMVVGGLMLLIGYLSPIPAKVKSSPKETV; encoded by the coding sequence ATGGTGCTTCTGATAATTTTCACTCTGGTGGGCATGGCATTAGGTGAGGCTATTTTTTACGGCAATGGCTGGGTAATTGGCGGCGTATTGGGTTTCCTCATTACCAAAATTTTTCAACTAAGTAACAAAATTCAGCGCCTGGAAAATGTTGTCGACCTTCTGAAAAAGCAGGATCAACCTTTATCTACAAAAATCCAATCCAATCAGCCGGTGCCGGTTGCTGCTCCGCCTGAAACCAAGGCTGAAGAAGCGCGCGTTCCACTCGCGGAGCGGCTCAAGAGCCACGGAATCGATCTGCCGCCCGAGGTGTCGACGACCGATGTGGTAAGTGGTATTCATAACGATGCTGCGGCTGCGCCTCCCGAAATGGATAAGCCTGTGGATACCATACCAACCAGCAAACCTGTGCATCAGCAGCCGCGCGTATATCCCCCTCGAACCCCCAACGCGGTTGAAAAAGCATTTCACTATGTGCAGCGCTTTTTCACCGAAGGCAATCCTATTGTGCGCATCGGTATGGTGGTGATGTTTTTTGGGTTAAGTTTTTTAGTGAAGTACGCGTCTAACCAGGGATTGTTGCCTATTGAAGTGCGCATGTCTGCAGTTGCAGCAATTGCGATAGGGCTTATTGCTGTTGGTTGGAAAACGCGTAGTAGAGCAGGTGGTTTCGGCTTGGTATTGCAAGGTGGCGGCATTGCCGCGCTTTACCTTACCGTTTTTGCAGCAGCGAAAATGTACAGCTTAATGCCGACCGGTGCTGCCTTCGGCATTATGTTTATTATTGTATTGCTCGGTGCGGCGCTTGCTGTTTTACAAAACGCGCAAGTCCTGGCGTTGATCGCCACGGCTGGCGGCTTTCTCGCCCCGATTTTAACGTCCGATGGATCAGGCAATCACGTTGGCCTGTTTAGTTATTATTTGTTGCTCAATATCGGCATTCTCGCTATTGCCTGGTTTAAAACCTGGCGCATGCTTAACTGGGTTGGTTTTGTATTTACCTTCGTAATTACGTCTGTATGGGGGTTGCTGAAATATCAACCCCATTTATACGCATCTACCCAGCCATTTTTGTTGGCATTTTTTGCGCTGTATTTGGTGGTATCGATTTTATTTTCTCTCAAGCAGCCACCGAATTTAAAAGGTCTGGTCGATGGCAGCCTGGTTTTTGGTTTGCCGATTGTTGGTTTTGGTTTGCAAACCGCGCTGCTTAAGCACACTGAATACGGGTTGGCGATTAGCGCCCTTGTTCTCGCCACAACTTACGTTGGCTTGGCTAAATTTTTATGGGGCAAATACCAGCAAACCCATCGCGTATTGATTGAGTCGTTTATCGCGCTCGCCGTTTGTTTTGCCACCTTAAGTATTCCACTCGCGCTCGATGCGCAATGGACCTCCGCAACCTGGGCACTGGAAGCAACAGGGCTGATTTGGGTGGGGTTACGCCAATCGCGCTTGCTGCCACGGATCGCAGGTTATCTGCTGCATCTCGCCGGCGCCTTCTCGCTTTTTATTAATGGACCAGATACGGGTACTACGCCCATTGTTTCCGGTGATTTTATAGGCATGGTGATTTTGTCGGCGTCAGCACTGTGCATTGCATATTTGATCAACCGCTACCAGGAGTACGCGTACAAGTTCGAACGCACCCTTTCAACAATTGCGCGGGTTATCGGTTGGATATGGTGGTTTGCCGCGGGCTATATGGAAATTACCCACCATATGTCCGGTGAAAATTACTTCGCTAGCTTGATCGGATTTTATTCATTGTCAGTTGCTGCATTCCTGTGGTTTGGCGTTAAAGTTCAGTGGCAACTTATGGGGCAGGTAGGTTATTGGTTACTGCCGCTCACTGCGCTTTGGGCTCTGCGTGATTTTGGTGAAAGTTTGTTTATGGGCTACACGGCCTATCCGTCGCAGGGCTGGAATTTATTGGCACTCGCATTATTCGTCGCCGTGCAATATCGCTTCCTGTGGTCGCTCAGCAAGCAGGGCGTATCAGGATTGCAAAGTCTTTACCATGTACTGGGCGCCTGGTTTTTATTTTCATTGGGCTATTGGGAAGCGCTGCATTGGCAAAACCATTTTAATTGGTTGGGTACCAGCGCAGCGGTGTTATGGTTTGCTTGTTTGGTTATTCCTTTGGTGGCCTTGCTTTATGTTACCAACAAACCCATTTGGCCCTTTGCGCAACACTCTGCAGATTATAAAAACCTGATTCCCGCTCCGCTGTTATTGTTATTAATTGGTTGGTTCTTGTTTGCCTCAACTTACTCAGGAATTACCGATCAATTTTATTTACCAATCCTGAACCCATTGGATCTCGCTCAGGTCGCGGTATTAATTATTTGTACCTATGCCATCAAGCGCGGCTTTATGGGTTTGGCAAATGCGCCAAAAGAATTTCGTTATGGTTCGCTCGGCGTGTTGGGTTTCATCTGGCTAAATACTGTATTACTACGCGCACTGCATCAATATGCGGATGTAACCTATGCGGCAGATATTTTGTGGGACTCGGTAGTCGTGCAAATGTCACTCTCAATTCTGTGGGCAATTTGTGCACTGGTGGTAATGAATATTTCTCGCCGCACGCAGGTCCGCGAACTATGGATCATTGGGGCTGGGCTGTTGGGATTGGTGTTATTAAAACTTTTCACCAAAGATTTAACCGGCACAGGCACACTTGCACGCATTATCTCTTTCATGGTCGTAGGCGGATTGATGTTGTTGATCGGTTATTTATCGCCGATACCCGCCAAGGTGAAATCATCCCCGAAAGAAACCGTTTAA